From Pseudanabaena sp. PCC 6802, one genomic window encodes:
- the sufR gene encoding iron-sulfur cluster biosynthesis transcriptional regulator SufR, translated as MKSTEQASTKQDILQYLLKHEYATAQDLADRFSISPQAIRRHLKDLEAEGLIEHELEHKAGEGISSSSMGRPQHIYKLSSEGRDRFPANYNEFAVTLLSTMSEAMGREQVAQVLQLQWQRKALEYRDRIGKGSLQERVANLAEIRKSEGYVAEWYPVEDDRGNISGYILTEYHCAIAQIAETFPSVCGHELEMFAAALEGCKVERTHWMVDGEHRCGYLIQSS; from the coding sequence ATGAAGAGTACCGAGCAGGCTTCCACCAAGCAAGACATTCTGCAATACCTGCTCAAGCACGAGTATGCAACGGCGCAGGATTTAGCCGATCGCTTTAGCATTAGTCCGCAAGCCATCCGCCGCCATCTCAAGGATCTAGAAGCGGAGGGGCTGATCGAGCACGAACTCGAGCATAAGGCTGGCGAGGGAATTAGCAGCTCCAGCATGGGGCGACCGCAGCATATTTACAAACTTAGTTCTGAGGGTCGCGATCGCTTTCCGGCTAACTATAACGAGTTTGCGGTGACGCTGCTGAGTACGATGAGCGAGGCGATGGGGCGCGAGCAGGTGGCACAGGTGTTGCAGTTGCAGTGGCAGCGGAAGGCACTGGAATATCGCGATCGCATTGGGAAGGGTTCTTTGCAGGAGCGGGTGGCAAATCTAGCAGAGATCCGCAAATCTGAGGGCTACGTTGCCGAGTGGTATCCAGTGGAGGACGATCGCGGCAATATATCCGGTTATATTTTGACGGAATATCACTGCGCGATTGCGCAGATTGCCGAGACTTTCCCGAGTGTCTGCGGGCACGAGCTGGAGATGTTTGCAGCGGCGTTGGAGGGTTGCAAGGTAGAGCGCACACATTGGATGGTGGACGGGGAACACCGTTGCGGTTATTTGATTCAAAGTAGTTAG